A single region of the Candidatus Margulisiibacteriota bacterium genome encodes:
- a CDS encoding glycosyl hydrolase family 8, with protein MKRILLLALCLACCAAGHAAAGNLPFPEAKRPVFGLSPNVSAEVMDGVTDAAFLDWLGRYVTTEGCPAGAYRVHRYLAYDYDTVSEGIGWGMLITAIMDNDAHPTKSYFDGLWRYYRANLNNYGLMKWKISRAGIADDIESASDADQNVALALFYAHKQWQDADYLRAAKALLKKIMAYEVATNKRKEFILKPGTKWGGFGITNLSYYNPAYYRSWESYDRRFGQLLRRAEMLYGYFSAHYDTGLYPDWCTSKGGSTYLSYNYTYDATHIPLKLGLDFRWNGEHSRELKKLTAWAVKATQGRPELIVDGYRLDGTPTGNYNNAPFVGPLAVAALAASNQQAWLDKCYAQLVGLGTGGRFGYFNDTLRLISLIIISGNWPDLWPTKQKQPEQSLRGWG; from the coding sequence GTGAAACGAATCCTGCTACTGGCCCTCTGCCTGGCCTGCTGCGCGGCTGGCCACGCCGCCGCCGGCAACCTCCCCTTCCCCGAAGCCAAACGGCCAGTTTTCGGCCTCTCCCCCAACGTCTCGGCCGAGGTCATGGACGGGGTAACCGACGCCGCTTTTCTTGATTGGTTAGGCCGTTATGTCACGACCGAAGGGTGCCCGGCCGGCGCCTATCGCGTCCACCGCTACCTCGCCTACGACTACGATACCGTGTCGGAAGGGATCGGCTGGGGAATGCTGATCACCGCCATCATGGATAATGACGCCCACCCGACGAAAAGTTATTTCGACGGCCTCTGGCGCTATTACCGGGCCAATCTAAATAATTACGGCTTGATGAAATGGAAGATCTCCCGCGCCGGGATCGCGGATGATATCGAATCGGCCTCCGACGCCGACCAGAACGTCGCCCTCGCCCTCTTTTACGCCCACAAGCAATGGCAGGACGCCGATTATTTGCGCGCGGCCAAGGCTCTGCTGAAAAAGATCATGGCTTATGAGGTCGCGACCAATAAGCGGAAAGAATTTATCCTTAAGCCGGGGACCAAATGGGGCGGTTTTGGCATCACCAACCTTTCATATTACAACCCGGCCTATTACCGCTCCTGGGAAAGCTACGACCGCCGCTTCGGCCAGCTCCTCCGCCGGGCCGAAATGCTCTACGGCTATTTCTCCGCCCATTACGACACCGGCCTCTACCCCGATTGGTGCACCAGCAAGGGGGGAAGCACTTACCTTAGCTACAATTACACCTACGACGCCACCCATATCCCGCTAAAACTTGGGCTCGATTTTCGCTGGAACGGCGAGCACAGCCGGGAGCTAAAGAAACTGACCGCCTGGGCGGTCAAGGCGACGCAAGGCCGGCCGGAACTGATCGTCGACGGTTATCGCCTCGACGGGACGCCGACCGGTAATTATAACAACGCCCCCTTTGTCGGCCCGCTGGCCGTCGCCGCCTTGGCCGCGAGTAACCAACAGGCCTGGCTCGACAAGTGTTATGCCCAGCTGGTCGGCCTGGGGACCGGCGGCCGGTTCGGTTATTTCAATGACACTCTCCGGCTGATCTCTTTGATCATTATATCCGGCAACTGGCCTGACCTCTGGCCGACCAAACAAAAACAACCTGAACAATCCTTGCGAGGTTGGGGATAA
- a CDS encoding DUF86 domain-containing protein codes for MKDELIYLEHIFEAIQKIEKYLLNVSYDQFSDNDMLIDAVVRELEIIGEAANKVGVEAKSRYSTMPWGQMIGMRNRLIHEYFGVNKKIVWETCSADLKELKKILISILPR; via the coding sequence ATGAAAGATGAGCTGATTTACCTCGAGCATATTTTTGAGGCTATCCAGAAAATAGAAAAGTACTTGCTGAATGTTTCCTATGATCAATTCAGCGACAATGACATGCTCATTGACGCTGTCGTCCGTGAGCTGGAAATAATTGGAGAAGCGGCAAACAAAGTCGGCGTGGAAGCAAAGTCCCGATATTCAACAATGCCGTGGGGCCAGATGATCGGCATGAGGAATCGCTTAATTCATGAATATTTCGGCGTTAATAAAAAGATTGTTTGGGAAACCTGCTCGGCTGACCTGAAAGAACTTAAAAAGATATTGATCTCGATTCTTCCCCGCTAA
- a CDS encoding nucleotidyltransferase family protein: protein MVDKEKIKEIISQAIKQGPFRNDIKKVSLFGSFLKGTQKEDSDIDLLVEFAPTARIGFFKFVDIQNSFEKKLSNKIDLLTSEAISKHFRAEVLKQAETIYER from the coding sequence ATGGTTGACAAGGAAAAAATCAAGGAAATCATCAGTCAAGCGATTAAGCAGGGGCCATTTCGAAATGACATCAAAAAGGTTTCGCTCTTTGGTTCTTTTCTGAAAGGCACCCAGAAAGAAGATAGCGATATTGATCTGCTCGTGGAGTTCGCCCCAACCGCGCGAATAGGTTTTTTTAAATTTGTTGATATTCAGAATAGTTTTGAAAAAAAACTTAGTAACAAAATTGATTTGTTGACATCGGAAGCGATCAGTAAACATTTTAGAGCGGAAGTATTGAAACAGGCCGAAACAATTTATGAAAGATGA
- the nrdD gene encoding anaerobic ribonucleoside-triphosphate reductase, protein MTLDELNAWLERSSKVQWASDDAGNLYFRHEEYDGLEDKVKIEPKGLAQITVQQLEQILVGGRNIDHITRVTGYFSRVNGWNKGKRGELADRHRVSVG, encoded by the coding sequence ATGACTTTAGATGAATTGAACGCCTGGTTGGAGAGGAGCTCGAAAGTGCAGTGGGCGAGCGATGATGCCGGTAATCTGTATTTCCGGCACGAAGAATACGATGGCCTGGAAGATAAAGTGAAAATCGAGCCGAAAGGGCTGGCGCAGATCACCGTCCAGCAGTTGGAGCAGATCCTGGTCGGTGGGCGCAATATCGATCACATTACCAGAGTGACCGGCTATTTTTCGCGGGTGAATGGTTGGAACAAGGGGAAGCGGGGAGAGTTGGCGGATCGGCATCGGGTTTCTGTTGGATAA
- the hcp gene encoding hydroxylamine reductase produces MNMFCYQCQETAGNKGCTVAGVCGKPSEVANLQDELIAQLQGLAIWATAARQRGVIDDQIDLLVVEGLFLTVTNVNFDPKRMEQKIAQAKELVKKTGATIPSALGALAEKNEDLRSLKQLLLYGLKGLAAYANHAYILKKASPEIFAFIHKALAATVRSDISADELVGLVLAAGQNGVAVMALLDKANTEAYGHPVITKVATGTKAGKAILVSGHDLLDLDELLQQTVGKGINVYTHGEMLPANAYPGLKKYPHLAGNYGTAWHAQQREFANFPGAILFTTNCIQKPLPSYQSNLFTAGLAGWPGVSHIADRADGKQKDFSAVIQKALSLPGLSDKPGKELTIGFAHNTILSLADKVVAAVKSGAIKRFFVMAGCDGRLKERQYFTDLAQALPADTVILTAGCAKFRYNQLELGDIGGIPRVLDAGQCNDSYSLAVVALKLVEVFGVKSVNELPLSFDLGWYEQKAVIVLLALLYLGVKNIRLGPTVPAFLSPNVVRVLVEKFAIKPTGEVKADLAEMLAGR; encoded by the coding sequence ATGAATATGTTTTGTTATCAATGTCAGGAAACGGCCGGGAATAAGGGGTGTACGGTAGCTGGCGTGTGCGGCAAACCGTCCGAGGTTGCTAATTTACAAGATGAATTGATCGCCCAGCTGCAAGGGCTGGCTATTTGGGCTACTGCTGCCCGGCAGCGGGGAGTCATTGATGACCAGATCGACCTCTTGGTGGTCGAAGGGCTCTTTCTGACGGTGACCAATGTGAATTTTGATCCCAAAAGAATGGAGCAAAAGATTGCTCAAGCCAAAGAGCTGGTCAAGAAGACCGGGGCCACTATTCCGTCGGCGCTTGGCGCTTTAGCCGAAAAGAACGAAGACTTGCGATCATTAAAACAACTCCTGCTTTACGGGTTGAAGGGGTTGGCGGCCTATGCCAATCATGCTTACATATTGAAAAAGGCCAGTCCGGAGATCTTTGCCTTCATTCATAAAGCGCTGGCCGCGACGGTCCGGAGCGATATTTCTGCGGATGAACTGGTCGGATTGGTTTTAGCTGCCGGGCAAAATGGGGTGGCGGTGATGGCGCTCCTCGATAAGGCAAATACCGAAGCTTACGGTCACCCGGTGATAACCAAAGTTGCTACTGGGACGAAAGCGGGGAAGGCGATCCTGGTCAGCGGTCATGACCTGCTTGATCTTGACGAGTTATTGCAGCAGACAGTGGGGAAGGGGATCAATGTTTACACGCACGGAGAGATGCTGCCGGCCAACGCTTATCCCGGGCTGAAAAAGTATCCGCATTTGGCTGGTAATTACGGTACGGCCTGGCACGCCCAACAGCGTGAATTCGCGAACTTTCCGGGCGCGATCTTGTTCACCACCAACTGTATCCAAAAACCGTTGCCCAGTTATCAGTCCAACCTTTTTACGGCCGGTCTGGCCGGCTGGCCGGGAGTTTCCCACATTGCCGATCGGGCAGATGGAAAACAGAAGGACTTCTCGGCGGTGATCCAAAAAGCGCTCTCGCTCCCCGGTCTGTCGGACAAGCCGGGTAAAGAGTTGACGATAGGCTTTGCCCACAACACTATCTTGAGCCTGGCGGACAAGGTCGTTGCCGCGGTGAAGTCGGGGGCGATCAAACGTTTTTTTGTTATGGCCGGTTGCGACGGCCGGTTGAAAGAACGGCAGTATTTTACCGACCTGGCCCAAGCTTTGCCGGCCGATACGGTTATCCTGACCGCCGGCTGTGCCAAGTTCCGTTATAATCAGCTCGAACTGGGCGATATTGGCGGGATCCCGCGGGTCCTTGATGCCGGCCAGTGCAACGATTCCTATTCGCTGGCAGTGGTGGCGCTCAAACTGGTCGAAGTGTTCGGGGTGAAGAGCGTTAATGAATTGCCGCTTTCTTTTGACCTCGGCTGGTATGAGCAGAAAGCGGTCATCGTCCTGCTGGCCTTGCTTTATCTTGGGGTCAAAAATATCCGCCTCGGCCCGACCGTGCCGGCCTTTCTCTCGCCGAATGTTGTGAGGGTTCTGGTTGAGAAATTCGCCATTAAACCGACGGGGGAAGTTAAGGCCGACCTGGCGGAGATGCTGGCGGGTCGTTAA
- a CDS encoding YkgJ family cysteine cluster protein, whose translation MLRRAIMIFVLADNWLTSLVKRLFPTRWRLTGRCRQCGECCRRIILTMTPAQVRSQLFTGLSVRWISWLFGFRLIEIDREYHSLIFNCRHQTPEGKCGNYRWRPNICRNYPLVDYFKEPQLLPGCGFVKNISGKTIVE comes from the coding sequence ATGTTGAGACGAGCCATCATGATCTTTGTTCTGGCTGATAATTGGCTGACCAGTCTGGTCAAGCGCCTTTTTCCCACTCGTTGGCGGCTGACCGGCCGCTGCCGGCAATGCGGCGAATGCTGCCGCCGGATCATCCTGACCATGACCCCGGCCCAGGTCCGGAGCCAGCTCTTCACCGGCCTCTCCGTCCGCTGGATCTCGTGGTTGTTTGGTTTCCGGCTGATCGAGATCGATCGCGAGTACCACTCGCTCATCTTCAATTGCCGGCACCAAACGCCGGAGGGTAAATGCGGCAACTACCGTTGGCGCCCCAACATCTGCCGCAATTATCCGCTGGTCGATTATTTTAAAGAGCCGCAGTTGCTACCGGGTTGCGGTTTCGTGAAAAACATCAGCGGTAAAACGATAGTGGAATAA
- a CDS encoding Rrf2 family transcriptional regulator, translating into MNITRASDFAIRILVRLAVDGEATTCEALAKEIDVPYNHVAKIVQLLARRGFLLTRRGKCGGLSLAVDPRRISLADVIEAVEGPLTISHCVLRKESCRFSPKCKVRTCFGAVQAKIRGMLADRTILEMARA; encoded by the coding sequence ATGAACATTACGCGTGCCTCTGATTTCGCGATCCGGATCCTGGTCCGTCTGGCGGTGGACGGGGAGGCGACGACCTGCGAAGCGTTGGCCAAAGAGATCGACGTTCCTTATAACCATGTGGCCAAGATCGTCCAGTTGCTGGCTCGGCGCGGTTTTCTTTTGACCCGCCGGGGGAAGTGTGGAGGACTAAGTCTGGCCGTTGATCCGCGCCGGATCTCACTGGCCGATGTGATCGAGGCGGTCGAAGGGCCGCTGACCATCAGCCACTGCGTTTTGAGGAAAGAGAGTTGCCGCTTTAGCCCGAAGTGCAAGGTTAGAACATGTTTTGGCGCCGTTCAGGCTAAGATCAGGGGGATGCTGGCCGACCGGACTATCTTAGAGATGGCAAGAGCGTAA